A region of the Thermanaerothrix sp. genome:
CCTTGGAAGTAGTAGCCGGCGGTTATGGACATCCCCGCCATGGGGGCCCCGGCGTAGGACACCCTAAGCCCCCATGCGGCCATCTTTAGAAGCTCCGGGTCGTTCTTCACGAACAACCCCACCAGCTGTTCCGCAAAGATCTGGACCACCAGGAGGCTAAGGCAAAAATAGCCCACCGCGTAGGCCACCGCGGTCCAGATGGTCCTCCTCACCCGTTCCAGGTTCCCCGCCCCGTAGTTGTACCCTATTATGGGCTGGGCCCCCTCCCCCAACCCTATGGCGGGGAGGAAGAACAAAGCGTCCAGGCCGAAGAATATGCCCAGGGCGGAAAGTCCTGCGTCGCCGCCGTAGAACTTGACCTGCCGGTTCATCAGGGCTATCACTATGGTGAACCCCATCTCGGTGAGCCCCGAGGGCAGCCCCACGGACACGATGCGCCTCATGATACAAAGGTCCGGACGGAGGTGCCTTACGCCAAGCCTTGAGGTCCTAAGGACCAGCAGGACCCCGGAGAGGGCCATGAAGGCCTGGGACACCAAGGTGGCCCAAGCGGCTCCCTTGACGCCGGCGTGAAGCCCCATCACCCACCACCAATCCAGCGCCACGTTCAGCAGCGCCCCCGCCAGCTGCACCCCCATGGCGGAGTTGGGCCTGTTGAGGGCCCTTAAGACCGGCGTCATGGTCATCCCCACCACCGAGAATATGGAACCGGGGAGCACTATCCTCATGTAGTCCCTTGAGAGCTGCAGCACCCTACCCTCCCCCCCCTGGGAGGAGGCGAAGAGGTCCATCCCCACCAAGGATGCCGCCACGAACACGCCGCCCCCCACCAGGGCCAGTAGAAGCCCGTTGCCCAGGGCCCTCAAGGCCCCATCCCGGTCGGAGGCCCCAAGGCATATGGCCATCCGGGAAGAGGTCCCCACCCCCGCCACAAGCCCAAGGGCGATGAAGGCAAGCATGATCGGGAACGCCAGGGAGAGGGCCGCAAGCCCCTCGGAACCCACCGCCCGGCCCACGAAGACCCGGTCGGTTATGTTGTAAAGGGCGTGGGCTATCAGCGCCCCTATGGCGGGGCCCGAGAACTTTACGATCAAAGACGATATTGGGGCCTTGCCCAGACGATCTTCGCTCAAATCGCTGAATCCTCCTAACATGCAATCGGTTATGGTATGATTATAACCGCTTAAGGGGATTACCCAATATAAGTTCCTATTTTGAAAGCTTATGCTATCATACCAGGTGATCCCTTATACCACCGGCAGAGGAGGGGTAGGCATGCGCGTTCTTTGAGGCCTTGTCCTGTCGCATGGCATGCGCGCCAACCCCATGAAAACCGGAAGCCGGTGGGTTTCGGCCCTCCCCTGTTGAAATCAAGCGCCGGGGCCTCATGTCGGATGGCTCCCGACGGGCTCCCTTGAAAACCGTTCCCATCGGTTTCCGGTTCTTCCCCAGCAAATGACGGCGTCTTGTGCGTCATCCATTTGACAGCCCCGGTTAAGAGGGCTCGTTCTCACCGGGGGGAGAATCGGAAGGAGGAGTTTCAGTTGGCTGATTACCGTGAGATGTGGAGTGACCTTGGACTGGACTTGGAGCTGCACGACAAGCTCTGCGCCGCTCTACCACCCCTTTTCGAGGAGGCGTTCCTCCACCAGAAGGACCGGCCCTCCGGGATGGACTACTTCAACATGGTGATAGCGGAGGTCCACGGGCTTAGGATAAAGGAGCTGGTAGACCACAAGAGGAACGGCGGGTTCGTGGCGGGCTCCTTCTGCGTCTACGTCCCCGAGGAGATAATCCTGGCCCTCGGGGGCCTCATGGTGGGGCTTTGCGCGGGCTCCCAGTTCTGGGTTCCTGAGGGCGAGAAGGTGCTGCCCAGGAACCTCTGCCCCTTGATAAAGGCCGCCCTGGGAGCCAAGCTGTCCAAGACGTGCCCCTACTTCCAGTCGGTGGACCTGGTGGTGGCGGAGAACACCTGCGACGGCAAGAAGAAGGCCTGGGAGGAGATGGGCCGTCTGGTCCCCACCTACGTCATGGACCTTCCGAACCGCAAATCCCCGGAGGGTAAGGCCCTTTGGCGCTCCCAGGTAAGGGAGCTCATAGGGGAGCTGGAAGGCCGCTTCAACCGGAAGCTCACCCATGAGAAACTCCTGGAGGCCATCGAGAAGGTGGAGGCCAAGAGGCAGGCCCTTAGGGACCTTTACGAGACCCGCAAGGCGGACCCAGTTCCCATATCGGGGATAGACTCCCTGGTGGTGTCCCAGATAGCCTTCTACGACGACATAGGCAGGTTCACCTCCATGACCCGGCAGCTCGCCGATGAGTGCAGGGACCGGGTAAGCTCCGGCTTTGGGGTGTTCCCCAAGGGGACCAAGCGGGTGCTCTTGACCGGGAGCCCCATAGTGGTGCCCAACTGGAAGGTACATCACATCCTGGAGACCAGCGGGGCCGCGGTGGTGGTGGAGGAGAACTGCACCGGCACCAGGTACTTCAAAAGCTCCGTGGACACCTCCGCCAAGGACCTGGAGGGTCTCATAGACGCTCTGGCGGACCGCTACCTTGATGGCATAAACTGCGCCTGCTTCTCCCCCAACCAGGGCCGGCTGGACGACGTGGTGGAGCTGGCAAGGGAGTACCGTGTCCACGGGGTGATAGACGTTACCCTCAGCTTCTGCTCCACCTACCAGGTGGAGGAGGCATCCCTCAAGAGGCGCCTTAAGGAGGAGGGAATTCCGCTCCTTTGCCTTGAGACCGACTACGCCCCCGGCGACGAGGGACAGATCAGAACCAGGGTCGAGGCGTTCCTGGAGAGCCTTTAAGAGACTCAAGAGACACCGGGAGGCGTGATTCATGTCCTTGGCCCTTGGGGTAGACGCGGGAAGCCGGTTCATAAAATGGGTGCTGCTCAAGGATCAGGCCCTGGAGGACATGGGAAGGATATCCTCCGAGGGGACGGACCTTAAGTCCCTGCCCTCCCGCCTTCCAAGCGCTCCAACAGCGGGGCTCACCGGCTACGGCCGGCACCTTCTGAAGGGGATTTTCGACAACTGTTCTGTGGTGTCCGAGATATCCGCCCACGCCCTGGGGGCCGTTGCCCTGGCCCCTGGGGCCCGGTTCGTGCTGGACGTGGGGGGCCAGGACAGCAAGGCCTTGGAGATGGATACACGGGGAAGAGTCTTGGACTTTCGGGTGAACGACCGCTGCGCCGCCGGCACCGGCCGTTTCCTTGAGAACATGGCAAGGGTCATGGGGTTCGGCATGGTGGAGATGGTACGGGAGGCCCTTGAGGCCCAGGAGGCCGTGGAGGTGAGCTCCATGTGCGCGGTCTTCGCGGAGAGCGAGGTCATATCCCTCTTAAACCGCGGAGTTCCAAGGGGCAGGGTGGCCAAGGGGATGTTCCAGTCCCTGGCCCGAAGGCTTGAGGCCCTTGGAAGTTTCATAAATCCCCAAGGGGGATCCTTCGCCTTCACCGGGGGGCTGTCCCAGCTGGAAGGCGCTCCGGAGCTCATGTCCACGGGGCGGATGCGCCTTAACCCCGTGAAGGATGGGGCCTTCGCCGGGGCGTTGGGGGCGGCGCTTACGGCCTTGAGGGGGGTGCCGGTTGGCTAGTTTGTACTGCCTGTTCGAAGGGGCCTCGGAGGGGATGATGCTTCACAAGCGCCTGCGGGAGCTCATGGTGCCCCACCACGTATGCCCCTCCCCAAGACATCTCACCGAGAGCTGCGGGATAGCCCTCAAGTTCGACGAGGCCTACCTTGAGCAGGTGGCCCTCAAGGCGGAGGAGCTCAGCCTTAAGGTGGCGGTCATATCGGAGGATGGGAAGCGTATAAGATGATGGGCTCCCAGGGGCGCTTCTTGCGTGCATGGGCCATTAGGCGGCAACCGGGGCTTTAGGGGACAGGTAAAGCCCCGTTGAGCCGCGGAGGTTTTAAGGTCCCACCGGGGAATCGGGGCGTATAGAGGGGTCTCTTGGCCCCGATAAAAAGGACAATTCCATCAAGCGCCAATGGAGGTTGAAGACGGAGGTGGCATGTGGCATGAGGATAGACGCCAGGGGCAGGAACTGCCCCCAGCCGGTGATGATGACCAAAGAGGCGGTGGACCGGGGCGAGGTGGACCTGGAGGTCCTGGTGGACAACCCGGTGGCGGCGGGCAACGTTACCAGGTTCCTTGAGGGCAAGGGATACCGGGTCAGCAGGGCGGAAGGTCCAGAGGGTACCCTGATACGGGGCGAAAAGGCTTTGGAGGGGACGGGTTCCCACCCCGTCCCAAGCCCCGCGGAGGTGGGCGCGGGATGCTCGTGCTCCGCCATGGACATGGGGCTTCTCATCCTCTCCAGGACCATGGGGTCCGAGTCGGCGGAGCTGGGGGAGGCGCTGATGAAGGCCTTCCTTGAGACCATGAGGCAGTCCGGGCGGGTTGGGGTGCTGGCGTTGATGAACGGCGGCGTCTTCCTGGCCCTTCCGGAATCCTCCGCCTGCGACACCATAAGGGAGATGGAGGCCCAGGGAACCCAGGTGCTGGTCTGCGGAACCTGCACGAAGCACTTCGGAATCACCGACAGGATCGCGGCGGGCGCGGTTTCCAACATGTTCGAGATAACCGAGCAGGTGTTCCGCATGCCCAAGGCCGTGACCATAGGCTGATCCCAATGGAAACCCGCAGGGTATACCTTAACAACGCCGCCACCACGTGGCCTAAGCCCCTTGAGGTGGCGGAGGCCATGTACCGGTTCATGACCCAGGACGGCGCGAACCTGGCCAGGGGGTCCGCTTCGTCAAGGGATCTTGCCACCATGGACATGGTCTTAAGATGCCGGGAGGAGCTGGCCCGGTTCTTCGGCGGCTGCTCCAACGGGGACCCCCGGTACGTGACCTTCACGTCCAACGTGACGGAGGCCCTTAACGTGGTCCTCAAGGGGTATCTCAAGCCCGGCATGACCGCGGTCACCACATCCATGGAGCACAACGCGGTGATACGCCCCTTAAGACGCCTTGAGGAGTTGGGCGTCACGGTGCGGGTGGTGAGGTGCGGCCCGGACGGCACGCTTCCGCTGGAGGACTTCAGGGAGGCCCTGAACGGGGCGGACCTTGCGGTGCTGTGCCACGGCAGCAACGTATGCGGGACAATGCAGGATCTGGAGGCGGTGGCGGAGGCCTGCCGGAGGATGTCGGTTCCATTGGTGGTGGACTCCGCCCAGACCGCGGGGGTTGAGGAGATATCCGTTTCGGACCTTTCCATAGGGGCTTTGTGTTTTACGGGCCACAAGGGGCTCATGGGACCTCAGGGGATAGGGGGCATAGTGTGGAGCCCCTCCCTGGCGGAGGCCTGTTCTACCCTGGTGGAAGGGGGCACCGGGAGCTTCTCCCACCAGGAGACACAGCCCTCCGCCATGCCGGACAAGTTCGAGTCAGGTACGCCGAACCTGCCGGGCATAGCGGGGCTTCTTGGGGCCTTGGGATGGCTGAAGTCCACGGGGATCGAGGCCATAAGGGCCAGGGAAGCGGAGCTGAAGAGGCTTCTGCTCGAAGGGCTCAAGGGCATCGAAGGCGTTGAGACCTACGGGGTCACCGACCCGGGTAAGTCCTTAGGGGTGGTGGCGCTGAACCACCGGTCCACGGACAACGGTACCCTTGCCATGGAGCTCTCGGAGCTGGGGATCGAGACCAGGCCGGGCCTTCACTGCGCCCCCTTGGCCCACAGGACGTTGGGCACCTACCCCGTGGGGGCCTTAAGGCTTTCGGTGGGCTACTTCAACACCGCCGAGGACGTCGAAGCGGCCCTGTGGGCCCTCAGGGAGGTACTAAGTCGGCGATAAGGACAGATGAGAGGGAAGGGAGTATTTAAGGTGATCTGTTCAAAGGGAGGCTGTGTTCTTACCTCGAAGTGGGGCCCCATCATTACCGGCATAGCGGTGGGGATACTGGCCCCGGTGTTGGTGCACCTTGGGAACCCTGGGAACATGGGGATGTGCGTGGCCTGCTTCACCCGGGACATAGCGGGGGCCCTTGGTTTCCACCGGGCCGCCATAGTGCAGTATCTAAGGCCCGAGATCCCGGGCCTTCTGCTGGGGGCCTTCGGGGCCTCCATGGCGTTCGGTGAGATGAAGCCCCGGGGGGGTTCTTCGCCGGTGACCCGCTTCTTCCTTGGGGTCTTCGCAATGGTGGGGGCC
Encoded here:
- the yedF gene encoding sulfurtransferase-like selenium metabolism protein YedF produces the protein MKTEVACGMRIDARGRNCPQPVMMTKEAVDRGEVDLEVLVDNPVAAGNVTRFLEGKGYRVSRAEGPEGTLIRGEKALEGTGSHPVPSPAEVGAGCSCSAMDMGLLILSRTMGSESAELGEALMKAFLETMRQSGRVGVLALMNGGVFLALPESSACDTIREMEAQGTQVLVCGTCTKHFGITDRIAAGAVSNMFEITEQVFRMPKAVTIG
- a CDS encoding double-cubane-cluster-containing anaerobic reductase; amino-acid sequence: MADYREMWSDLGLDLELHDKLCAALPPLFEEAFLHQKDRPSGMDYFNMVIAEVHGLRIKELVDHKRNGGFVAGSFCVYVPEEIILALGGLMVGLCAGSQFWVPEGEKVLPRNLCPLIKAALGAKLSKTCPYFQSVDLVVAENTCDGKKKAWEEMGRLVPTYVMDLPNRKSPEGKALWRSQVRELIGELEGRFNRKLTHEKLLEAIEKVEAKRQALRDLYETRKADPVPISGIDSLVVSQIAFYDDIGRFTSMTRQLADECRDRVSSGFGVFPKGTKRVLLTGSPIVVPNWKVHHILETSGAAVVVEENCTGTRYFKSSVDTSAKDLEGLIDALADRYLDGINCACFSPNQGRLDDVVELAREYRVHGVIDVTLSFCSTYQVEEASLKRRLKEEGIPLLCLETDYAPGDEGQIRTRVEAFLESL
- a CDS encoding aminotransferase class V-fold PLP-dependent enzyme — translated: METRRVYLNNAATTWPKPLEVAEAMYRFMTQDGANLARGSASSRDLATMDMVLRCREELARFFGGCSNGDPRYVTFTSNVTEALNVVLKGYLKPGMTAVTTSMEHNAVIRPLRRLEELGVTVRVVRCGPDGTLPLEDFREALNGADLAVLCHGSNVCGTMQDLEAVAEACRRMSVPLVVDSAQTAGVEEISVSDLSIGALCFTGHKGLMGPQGIGGIVWSPSLAEACSTLVEGGTGSFSHQETQPSAMPDKFESGTPNLPGIAGLLGALGWLKSTGIEAIRAREAELKRLLLEGLKGIEGVETYGVTDPGKSLGVVALNHRSTDNGTLAMELSELGIETRPGLHCAPLAHRTLGTYPVGALRLSVGYFNTAEDVEAALWALREVLSRR
- a CDS encoding acyl-CoA dehydratase activase; translated protein: MSLALGVDAGSRFIKWVLLKDQALEDMGRISSEGTDLKSLPSRLPSAPTAGLTGYGRHLLKGIFDNCSVVSEISAHALGAVALAPGARFVLDVGGQDSKALEMDTRGRVLDFRVNDRCAAGTGRFLENMARVMGFGMVEMVREALEAQEAVEVSSMCAVFAESEVISLLNRGVPRGRVAKGMFQSLARRLEALGSFINPQGGSFAFTGGLSQLEGAPELMSTGRMRLNPVKDGAFAGALGAALTALRGVPVG
- a CDS encoding MATE family efflux transporter — protein: MSEDRLGKAPISSLIVKFSGPAIGALIAHALYNITDRVFVGRAVGSEGLAALSLAFPIMLAFIALGLVAGVGTSSRMAICLGASDRDGALRALGNGLLLALVGGGVFVAASLVGMDLFASSQGGEGRVLQLSRDYMRIVLPGSIFSVVGMTMTPVLRALNRPNSAMGVQLAGALLNVALDWWWVMGLHAGVKGAAWATLVSQAFMALSGVLLVLRTSRLGVRHLRPDLCIMRRIVSVGLPSGLTEMGFTIVIALMNRQVKFYGGDAGLSALGIFFGLDALFFLPAIGLGEGAQPIIGYNYGAGNLERVRRTIWTAVAYAVGYFCLSLLVVQIFAEQLVGLFVKNDPELLKMAAWGLRVSYAGAPMAGMSITAGYYFQGIGNWRAGLLSAMCRVVLFVLVPLVVLPPIFGITGVWMALPVADVGGCLLGFYLVRRSLRSLSSGES
- a CDS encoding DUF3343 domain-containing protein, giving the protein MASLYCLFEGASEGMMLHKRLRELMVPHHVCPSPRHLTESCGIALKFDEAYLEQVALKAEELSLKVAVISEDGKRIR